Sequence from the Sphingosinicella ginsenosidimutans genome:
GCTCGCGCCTGTGGACGTCAATTCCTATCGCGAGCTCGACCAGTTCATGACCGTGCTCGATCAGGTGAAGGCCAATTATGTCGATCGGGTGGACGATCAGACGCTGATCCGCGGCGCGATCGACGGGATGCTGGCCAGCCTCGATCCCCATTCCTCCTACATGGATGCGCGCGAATATCGGAACCTGATGACCACGACCGACGGCAATTATGGCGGCCTCGGCCTCACGGTCACGATGGACGACGGCGCGGTGAAGGTGATGGCGGCGACGCGCGGCACGCCTGCGGATCGCGCCGGGATCAAGCCGGGCGACTTCATCACCCATATCGACGGGCAGCTCTTCTACGGCGGAACGCTCGACGAGGCGGTCGATCGGATGCGCGGCAATCCGGGGACGAGCGTCCGGCTTACCATCGTGCGCCCAGGCCGCGAGCGCCCGTTCGACGTGAACATCACCCGCGCGATCATCGATATCCCGGCGGTGACCTCGTCGGTGCGCGACGGCGTCGGCATCCTTACCGTCAACACCTTCAGCCGGGTGACGACCGAAGGCACGCAGCGTGCGATCGCCGACATTCGCCGCCAGCTTGGCCACGATCCCTCGGGCTGGGTCCTCGATCTTCGCTCCAATCCGGGCGGGCTGCTCGATCAGGCGGTGAGCCTGTCGGACCTGTTCCTCGACAATGGCGAGATCGTGTCGCAGCGCGGCCGCAGGCCGACCGACATCGAGCGTTATTATGCCCATCCGGGCGATGCGACCAACGGCGCCCCGATCATCGTTCTCGTCGATGCCGGAACCGCGTCGGCAGCCGAGATCGTCGCCGGCGCGCTCCAGGACCATCGCCGCGCGCTCGTCATGGGCGAACGCAGCTTCGGCAAGGGATCGGTGCAGACGCTGATTCCGCTCGGCGACGGCACGACCGCGCTTCGCCTCACCACAGCGCGCTATTACACGCCCTCGGGCCGATCGGTGCAGGAAGGCGGGATCGCGCCGGACGTGCCGGTGCCGCAGCTCTCCGACCCCGATTATCGCAGCCGCACCTCGGTCCGCGAATCCGATCTGCGACGCCACCTCATCAACGAGAGCGGGATTCGCGACGACGTCCTCCAGTCTGATGACCGGCCGGATCCGCGCTTCGCCGCGACCGCCGAGCAGCTGCGCGAGCGTCATGTCGACGATTACCAGCTCGATTATGCGGTGCGAACGCTCGCCCGGCTCGCGCCGCAGGCGGCCCGCCCCGCCCAGACCGCGGCAGCGGCCGCGCCGCGCGGCGGCCGGCACTAGGGCGGGCCATGATCGACGGCAGCGGCCCCGGCGGACTTCGGCTCGCCAAGACCCTGAGCCTCGTCGTCCCGGCCTGTCTTCTCGCCGGGGCCTATGGCTTTCAATATGTCTGGGCGCATCTCTACCCGTGCGAGATGTGCTGGTGGCAGCGTTATGCCCATTTCGCGGCGGTCGCCTTCGCGCTCGCGGCGATCCTCGGCGGATCAGCGCTGCCCGATCGCGGCCGGTCGCTGGTCTGGCTGGCCGCACTCGCGATCCTGACGAGCGGCGGCATCGCCATCTATCATGCCGGCGTCGAGGCGCGGATCTTCACCGGCTTCACCCAGTGCACGTCGGTTTCGACCGCGAGCAACCCGGCCGATCTCTTGAACGACATCATGAACGCCCCGCTGGTGCGCTGCGACGAGATCCAGTGGTCGCTTTGGGGCGTGACGATGGCCGGGTGGAACGCGATCTTTTCCTGCCTTTCGGCGTTGGCGATCCTGTGGCTGAGCCTCAGACGATCCGCGCGCCTGATCGCGGCATGACCGCCCCCGGCTGGCGGCCGGCCGGCGCGCGCGCCGACGCCGAGGCGATGCTTCGCGTCGACCAGGCCGGCGAATATGGCGCGACGCGCATCTATGCCGGGCAGCTCAACGTGCTCGCCGGTCGCCCGGCGGGGCGCGCGATCGCCCATATGGCCGAGCAGGAAAAGCGCCATCTCGACCATTTCGACAAGATGGTCGCGGCGCGCGGCGTCCGCCCGACCGCGCTTCAGCCGATCTGGTCGATCGCCGGCTATGCGCTCGGCGCGGCGACGGCGCTGATGGGCCCGAAGGCGGCGATGGCCTGCACCGCGGCGATCGAGGACGAGATCGACCAGCATTATTCCGAGCAGCTCGAAGCGCTCGGCGACAGCGATCCGCCGCTCGCCGCCGCGATCGCCGATTTCCAGGCGGACGAGCGCGCCCATCGCGACGCCGCGATCGCCGCCGGCGCCGAGGAGACGATCGGCTATCCCGTGCTATATTCGGCCATCCGTGCGGGCTGCCGACTCGCGATCGAACTTTCGAAGAGGATCTGATCCATGCGTCTCGCGTCCCTTGCCATCGCCGCTCTGCTTCTCGTCCCGGCCGTCGCCTCGGCGCAGGACCGGCGGGAGCCGTCGCGCCCGGCGCCCGGGGCGGCCGGACCGGTCGAGCCGCGGATCAACCAGCTCATCATCTATGGCGACGATCCGTGCCCGCCGAGCACGGATAACGAGATCAACGTGTGCGCGCGCCTGCCCGAGGGCGACCGTTACCGGATTCCGCCCAACCTCAGGGACGATCCCAACGATGCGCGCCGCACCGCCTGGGCCAACGAGGCGATCGAGCTTTCCTATGTCGGACGCACCGGGACGGACAGCTGCTCGACGGTCGGCGGCGGCGGCTTCACCGGCTGCATGATGCAGATGATCAACGCCGCCCGCGCCGAACGCCGGAACAACGACCAGATCAACTGGGACGCGTTGATCCAGCAGGCCCGGGAGCAGCGGCTAGGTCGGATCGACGCGGCGGCGCGCGACGACGAGGGCGATGAGCATCCCAATTCGCGGGTGATCCACGAATCGGACCCGAACGCGCCGCAGCCCTAGGCGTCAGGCGGTTTCCAGCTCCGCGGCGACGGTTTCCTCGATCCAGCCGCCGCCGAGCACGCGGGTGCCCTCGTAGAGCACCGCCGCCTGCCCCGGCGCGACACCATATTCCGGTGATTCGAACAGCAGCCGCTCGCCGTCGAATCGTGCCGGTGCCGGCCGGGCGAGCGAGCGGACTTTCGCCGCGAGCCCTTCGCGCTGGTCCTCGCCGAGCCAGTTCACGCCGGAAAGCCGCGCCGCGCGGACGGCGAGCGCGCGCTTCGGCCCGACGACGACGCGCTGACTCTCCGGCTCGAGCCTCAGCACATAGAGCGGCTCCGGCTGGCCGCCGATCTCGAGCCCGCGACGCTGGCCCACCGTGAAGTGGATGAGGCCGCGATGGCGCCCGAGCACCTTGCCCGCGCGGTCGACGATCTCGCCGGGGCGCACGGCATCGGGGCGGACCTTTTCGACGACACGGGCATAATCGCCGTCCGGCACGAAGCAGATATCCTGGCTGTCGGGCTTGGCGGCGACCGGCAGGCGGATTTCGCGGGCGATGTCGCGCACCCTGTCCTTCGGCAAATGACCGAGCGGGAAGCGGAGGAATTCGAGCTGTTCGCGGGT
This genomic interval carries:
- a CDS encoding S41 family peptidase, producing the protein MANNFLPSLALVSALAFVPAASAALAPVDVNSYRELDQFMTVLDQVKANYVDRVDDQTLIRGAIDGMLASLDPHSSYMDAREYRNLMTTTDGNYGGLGLTVTMDDGAVKVMAATRGTPADRAGIKPGDFITHIDGQLFYGGTLDEAVDRMRGNPGTSVRLTIVRPGRERPFDVNITRAIIDIPAVTSSVRDGVGILTVNTFSRVTTEGTQRAIADIRRQLGHDPSGWVLDLRSNPGGLLDQAVSLSDLFLDNGEIVSQRGRRPTDIERYYAHPGDATNGAPIIVLVDAGTASAAEIVAGALQDHRRALVMGERSFGKGSVQTLIPLGDGTTALRLTTARYYTPSGRSVQEGGIAPDVPVPQLSDPDYRSRTSVRESDLRRHLINESGIRDDVLQSDDRPDPRFAATAEQLRERHVDDYQLDYAVRTLARLAPQAARPAQTAAAAAPRGGRH
- a CDS encoding disulfide bond formation protein B; this encodes MIDGSGPGGLRLAKTLSLVVPACLLAGAYGFQYVWAHLYPCEMCWWQRYAHFAAVAFALAAILGGSALPDRGRSLVWLAALAILTSGGIAIYHAGVEARIFTGFTQCTSVSTASNPADLLNDIMNAPLVRCDEIQWSLWGVTMAGWNAIFSCLSALAILWLSLRRSARLIAA
- a CDS encoding demethoxyubiquinone hydroxylase family protein; the encoded protein is MTAPGWRPAGARADAEAMLRVDQAGEYGATRIYAGQLNVLAGRPAGRAIAHMAEQEKRHLDHFDKMVAARGVRPTALQPIWSIAGYALGAATALMGPKAAMACTAAIEDEIDQHYSEQLEALGDSDPPLAAAIADFQADERAHRDAAIAAGAEETIGYPVLYSAIRAGCRLAIELSKRI
- the mnmA gene encoding tRNA 2-thiouridine(34) synthase MnmA, with the translated sequence MDADFQLGRPARGARIVVAMSGGVDSSVVAALAARTGAEVIGVTLQLYDQGVAVERAKSCCAGRDIHDARAVAERIGIAHHVFDYESRFRTSVIDRFADDYARGRTPVPCISCNQGVKFTDLLRFARDLGADCLATGHYVRRVATTDGPQLHRAADPARDQSYFLFATTREQLEFLRFPLGHLPKDRVRDIAREIRLPVAAKPDSQDICFVPDGDYARVVEKVRPDAVRPGEIVDRAGKVLGRHRGLIHFTVGQRRGLEIGGQPEPLYVLRLEPESQRVVVGPKRALAVRAARLSGVNWLGEDQREGLAAKVRSLARPAPARFDGERLLFESPEYGVAPGQAAVLYEGTRVLGGGWIEETVAAELETA